A genomic window from Scatophagus argus isolate fScaArg1 chromosome 17, fScaArg1.pri, whole genome shotgun sequence includes:
- the LOC124074741 gene encoding lens fiber membrane intrinsic protein-like codes for MFPLKKSCSAEAPLSQLKMYSFMGGGLFCAIVGNILLVVSTATDYWMQYRLSGNYAHQGLWRYCMSNKCYMQTDSIAYWNATRAFMILSGMSCFAGIIAGIMSFAHFSSFERFNRSFAAGIMFFVSTFFVLLAMAIYTGVTVNFLGRRFGDWRFSWSYILGWVAMLMTFFAGIFYICAYRMCECRRGHGPR; via the exons ATGTTTCCGCTAAAGAAGAG TTGCTCTGCAGAGGCCCCGTTATCTCAGCTCAAGATGTACAGCTTCATGGGAGGGGGCCTTTTCTGTGCTATTGTGGGTAACATCCTGTTGGTGGTCTCCACTGCAACGGACTACTGGATGCAGTACCGCCTCTCTGGAAACTATGCCCACCAGGGTCTGTGGAGGTACTGCATGTCCAACAAGTGCTACATGCAGACTGACAGCATAG cttaCTGGAATGCCACCAGGGCGTTCATGATCCTTTCAGGGATGTCGTGCTTTGCAGGCATCATCGCTGGCATCATGTCCTTTGCTCACTTCTCCTCCTTTGAACGGTTCAACCGCTCCTTTGCTGCAGgaatcatgttttttgtctCCA CTTTCTTTGTTCTGCTGGCTATGGCCATTTATACTGGAGTGACAGTCAATTTCCTGGGGAGGCGCTTCGGTGACTGGCGCTTCTCCTGGTCCTACATACTTGGATGGGTGGCTATGCTCATGACGTTCTTTGCAG GTATTTTCTACATATGTGCCTACAGAATGTGTGAGTGCAGGAGAGGACATGGCCCACGctag